From the Flavobacterium galactosidilyticum genome, one window contains:
- a CDS encoding SCO family protein, translating to MKLNQSNSSVIGDCKAFFKINFSSTKLIFLIVASIFISLQSCNKRVEKDKDEDKPISDLSIYNLPSQWTNQDGKNLEMKDLKGKVLVMVMIYTSCKAACPRLVADMRNIEQRIPAKKKDNVKFVLVSIDPEVDTPKRLKAFAAENKMTGDQWVFLRSTEENTREFAAVLAVNYKKIDPIDFSHSNIISVFNAEGELAYQQEGLGVNSDPTISKITEEANKLN from the coding sequence ATGAAATTAAACCAATCCAATTCAAGTGTAATAGGAGATTGTAAAGCATTCTTCAAAATTAATTTCAGTAGCACTAAACTAATTTTTTTAATAGTAGCTTCTATATTTATATCACTTCAATCATGTAATAAAAGAGTAGAAAAAGACAAAGATGAAGATAAACCAATTTCAGATTTATCCATTTACAACCTTCCTTCACAATGGACTAATCAAGATGGTAAAAATCTCGAAATGAAGGACCTGAAAGGTAAAGTACTAGTAATGGTAATGATTTATACCTCTTGTAAAGCCGCTTGTCCAAGACTTGTAGCCGATATGAGGAACATCGAACAACGCATACCTGCGAAGAAAAAAGACAATGTAAAGTTTGTGCTTGTGAGTATTGATCCTGAAGTGGACACTCCTAAAAGACTAAAAGCATTTGCCGCTGAAAATAAAATGACTGGAGATCAATGGGTTTTCCTTCGTTCCACAGAAGAAAATACACGCGAGTTTGCCGCGGTTCTAGCAGTAAACTACAAAAAAATAGATCCCATCGACTTTTCTCACTCCAATATTATAAGTGTATTTAACGCTGAAGGAGAACTTGCCTATCAGCAAGAAGGTCTGGGTGTAAATTCAGATCCAACAATAAGTAAAATTACAGAAGAAGCTAACAAGCTAAACTAA
- a CDS encoding formylglycine-generating enzyme family protein translates to MLKNKIVLSLFLLLIATSLLAQGAKMVTIKGGTFVPLYGATTKTPVQVKAFYLDVYPVTNAQFLEFVKKNPQYSRSKIKGIFADKSYLSQWESDFNFGKNNLPNAPVTNVSWFAAKKYCEWQGGRLPTMDEWEYVAMADEKRIDARTKESFNKYIMSWYEKPNTYANPVGATFKNYWGVYDMHGLVWEWTSDFNSIFLSGESRKDKDSDKNLFCGSASVNATDLMNYAAFMRYAFRGSLKANYSTRNLGFRCAKDIKEGVKPTQKSKK, encoded by the coding sequence ATGTTGAAAAATAAAATAGTTTTATCATTATTTCTATTATTAATAGCAACATCGCTGTTGGCTCAAGGAGCTAAAATGGTAACTATCAAAGGGGGAACATTTGTTCCCCTTTATGGTGCCACAACTAAAACACCAGTTCAAGTCAAGGCGTTTTATCTTGATGTATATCCGGTTACCAATGCTCAATTCCTCGAATTTGTAAAGAAAAATCCTCAGTACAGCCGTTCTAAAATCAAAGGAATTTTTGCCGATAAAAGCTATCTATCACAATGGGAAAGCGATTTCAATTTCGGAAAAAATAATTTACCTAATGCTCCAGTAACAAATGTATCTTGGTTCGCAGCCAAAAAATATTGCGAATGGCAAGGAGGCAGATTACCTACTATGGACGAATGGGAATATGTAGCCATGGCAGATGAAAAACGAATTGATGCCCGCACTAAAGAAAGTTTTAATAAATACATAATGTCTTGGTATGAGAAACCAAATACTTATGCTAATCCTGTAGGAGCAACCTTCAAAAACTATTGGGGTGTTTACGATATGCATGGATTAGTTTGGGAATGGACTTCTGATTTCAATAGTATTTTTCTTTCTGGTGAATCCAGAAAAGACAAAGATTCAGACAAAAATCTATTTTGCGGAAGCGCTTCAGTAAATGCAACCGATTTAATGAATTATGCAGCCTTTATGCGTTATGCCTTTAGAGGAAGTCTTAAGGCCAATTACAGTACAAGAAATCTTGGCTTCAGATGTGCAAAAGACATAAAAGAGGGTGTAAAACCAACTCAAAAATCAAAAAAATGA
- the nirK gene encoding copper-containing nitrite reductase produces the protein MQKSRLIAAVLILAIGLFSCSKKEEKDAKYYESIKVDGQKVAELTAPPFVPKPVGDRPAMKLVVNMEITEKEGEMVDGVKYTYWTFGGSVPGSFIRTRVGDEVEFHLKNHPDNKMPHNIDLHAVTGPGGGATSSLVAPGHEKVFNFKTLNPGLYVYHCATAPVGMHIANGMYGLILVEPEGGLPPVDKEYYIMQGDFYTKGAYGEPGNQPFDMDKAIKEQPDYVVFNGKVGALTGDKSLTAKKGETVRIYMGNGGPNLVSSFHAIGEIFDRVHVEGGDLINKNVQTTLIPAGGAAIVEFKVEVPGTFILVDHSIFRAFNKGALGMLKVEGEENKKVYSGTIQEGIYLPEGGTIQNMPKVNGAPKVAVTKTVAQQVTSGKALYGRTCSACHQTEGQGVPNAFPPLAKSDYLNANADRAVNAVLHGLSGEITVNGKKYNNVMTSQNLTDDEVADVLTYVYNSWGNNKTVVTPAKVKELRAKPVQKVKDIHE, from the coding sequence ATGCAAAAAAGCAGGTTAATTGCTGCAGTACTTATTCTCGCTATCGGACTTTTTTCATGTTCTAAAAAAGAAGAAAAAGATGCAAAATATTATGAAAGCATTAAAGTAGATGGTCAAAAAGTTGCTGAACTTACAGCTCCACCTTTTGTACCAAAACCAGTTGGCGATCGCCCTGCTATGAAACTAGTAGTTAACATGGAGATTACTGAAAAAGAAGGCGAAATGGTAGATGGTGTAAAATATACCTACTGGACATTTGGCGGATCAGTTCCTGGAAGTTTTATTAGAACTCGTGTTGGTGATGAAGTAGAATTTCACCTAAAAAACCACCCAGATAACAAAATGCCTCACAACATCGATTTACATGCTGTTACAGGACCAGGTGGTGGAGCAACTTCTTCACTTGTTGCACCAGGACACGAAAAAGTATTTAATTTTAAAACATTAAATCCTGGGTTATATGTTTACCATTGCGCAACTGCTCCAGTAGGTATGCACATTGCAAACGGAATGTACGGTTTGATTTTAGTAGAGCCAGAAGGTGGATTACCTCCAGTGGACAAGGAGTACTACATCATGCAAGGCGATTTCTATACCAAAGGCGCTTATGGAGAACCTGGAAATCAACCATTTGACATGGATAAAGCTATTAAAGAACAACCTGATTACGTAGTATTTAACGGAAAAGTAGGAGCGCTAACAGGTGATAAATCATTGACAGCTAAAAAAGGAGAAACTGTACGTATTTATATGGGTAATGGTGGACCTAACTTAGTATCATCGTTTCACGCAATTGGAGAAATATTTGATAGAGTGCACGTTGAAGGTGGAGATTTGATTAATAAAAATGTTCAAACTACATTAATCCCAGCTGGTGGTGCTGCAATAGTAGAATTTAAAGTTGAGGTTCCTGGAACATTTATTTTGGTGGATCACTCTATCTTTAGAGCATTCAACAAAGGAGCGCTTGGAATGTTAAAAGTAGAAGGAGAAGAAAACAAAAAAGTATATTCTGGAACAATACAAGAAGGAATTTATTTACCTGAAGGTGGAACAATTCAAAATATGCCAAAAGTAAATGGCGCACCAAAAGTAGCTGTTACTAAAACAGTTGCACAACAAGTTACATCTGGTAAAGCATTGTATGGAAGAACATGTTCAGCATGTCACCAAACTGAAGGGCAAGGAGTTCCTAACGCTTTTCCTCCGTTAGCCAAATCAGATTATTTGAATGCTAATGCTGACAGAGCTGTAAATGCAGTTTTACATGGATTGAGTGGTGAGATTACTGTAAATGGTAAAAAATACAATAACGTGATGACAAGTCAAAATCTTACTGACGATGAAGTAGCTGATGTTTTAACTTACGTATATAACAGTTGGGGAAATAACAAAACTGTGGTAACTCCAGCAAAAGTAAAAGAACTTAGGGCTAAACCAGTTCAAAAAGTGAAAGACATTCATGAATAA
- a CDS encoding cytochrome C oxidase subunit IV family protein: protein MKNTLIFSYGLLIFLTVCTALISNFVTLSPIVIGLIMGLSALKFIYVSFQFMELKKANSFWKMSLILVLLLIVLSVVLLRINL, encoded by the coding sequence ATGAAAAACACACTAATTTTCAGCTACGGACTATTGATTTTTTTGACGGTATGTACCGCTTTAATTTCTAACTTTGTTACGCTTTCACCTATTGTTATTGGTTTAATTATGGGATTGTCAGCTCTTAAATTTATATATGTTTCTTTTCAATTTATGGAATTGAAAAAAGCGAACTCCTTTTGGAAAATGAGTTTAATTCTTGTACTATTATTGATCGTTTTATCTGTTGTATTATTAAGAATTAACCTTTAA
- a CDS encoding cytochrome c oxidase subunit 3: METLKINYKNLYFPPGGILMWIIIFLELITFGMALIAFAIYGSEEPALFHESRMQLNSTFGAINTIFLLTSGFFMASAVHEFKEKNLKKSSLYFKLTMLGGLLFLILKSVEYYHKIESGITLETNTFFAFYWLLTGFHLIHVIMGLVILIWTKKGMMKKNSDTEVTDVEACAAFWHMCDLIWLLLFPVLYLIY, encoded by the coding sequence ATGGAAACACTTAAAATAAATTACAAGAATTTATATTTTCCTCCAGGAGGCATACTAATGTGGATTATAATATTTCTGGAGCTCATAACCTTCGGGATGGCACTGATCGCTTTTGCAATTTACGGAAGTGAAGAACCAGCTTTATTTCATGAATCTCGCATGCAGCTTAATAGTACCTTTGGAGCTATAAATACAATTTTTCTTTTGACTAGTGGCTTTTTCATGGCTAGCGCAGTACATGAATTTAAAGAGAAAAACTTAAAAAAATCATCTTTATATTTTAAATTAACAATGCTTGGCGGGCTACTATTTTTAATTCTAAAAAGCGTTGAATATTACCATAAAATTGAATCTGGAATTACTTTAGAAACCAATACTTTCTTTGCTTTTTATTGGTTACTGACTGGATTTCATCTGATTCATGTAATTATGGGTTTAGTTATATTAATCTGGACAAAGAAAGGTATGATGAAGAAAAACTCTGACACAGAAGTTACAGACGTCGAAGCTTGTGCTGCTTTCTGGCATATGTGTGACTTAATTTGGCTTCTATTATTTCCAGTTCTATACTTAATATACTAA
- a CDS encoding DUF438 domain-containing protein, whose amino-acid sequence MNPTANTIALPEGHPIQVYFQEKEIIRTLLAELTTTSPITEIQKYTNIFNQLYTIEKRFARKENQLFPFLEKKGWNGPSQGMWSFHDNLREQFRLIRYYLKTNNPEKISTNTPFLVDGINRLLHIEETVLFPNALDLLKENDWITMRAGEEEIGWMLTQPPVPYPNQEYINPSQDFTQRELPFSLENTSHYDEGHMTVEQVNLLFRTMPLDLTYVDENDKVIFYNRGEERVFPRSAGIIGREVKFCHPPKSVGTVLKILDEFRKGTKSESSFWINYKERLIYIRYFAVRDNDKNYKGVIEMSQDITDIKKIEGEKRLLDWE is encoded by the coding sequence ATGAATCCTACTGCAAATACCATAGCACTTCCAGAAGGTCATCCTATACAGGTGTATTTTCAGGAAAAAGAGATTATTAGAACTCTTTTAGCAGAGTTAACCACAACTAGTCCCATCACAGAAATACAAAAATATACCAATATATTCAATCAGCTTTATACGATTGAAAAACGATTTGCTCGAAAGGAAAATCAGCTTTTTCCATTCTTAGAAAAAAAAGGTTGGAATGGTCCTTCCCAAGGAATGTGGTCTTTTCATGATAATTTAAGAGAACAGTTTAGACTGATTCGCTATTATCTAAAAACTAATAATCCCGAAAAAATAAGCACCAATACTCCATTTTTAGTCGATGGTATCAATCGCTTACTACATATTGAAGAAACGGTTTTATTCCCCAATGCGCTCGATTTACTAAAAGAGAATGATTGGATTACAATGCGTGCTGGCGAAGAAGAAATTGGCTGGATGCTTACGCAGCCTCCCGTTCCTTATCCAAACCAAGAATATATAAATCCTAGCCAAGATTTCACGCAGAGAGAATTACCTTTTTCTTTAGAAAACACTTCGCATTATGACGAAGGACATATGACCGTGGAACAAGTGAATTTACTTTTTAGAACTATGCCATTAGATCTTACTTATGTTGATGAGAATGACAAAGTAATTTTTTACAACCGTGGCGAAGAGCGTGTTTTTCCTAGAAGCGCTGGAATTATAGGTCGTGAAGTAAAGTTTTGTCATCCGCCAAAAAGCGTAGGAACAGTTCTTAAAATCTTAGATGAATTTAGAAAAGGAACTAAAAGTGAATCATCTTTTTGGATCAATTATAAAGAAAGACTAATCTACATCCGCTATTTTGCTGTTAGAGATAATGATAAAAACTACAAAGGAGTTATTGAAATGTCACAAGATATTACGGATATCAAAAAAATTGAAGGGGAAAAAAGATTATTAGATTGGGAATAA
- a CDS encoding nitric oxide reductase activation protein NorD, translated as MGFEIDEYIVGKFFKHLKKSKKVRPEILARTVTLNAIKPRLTILARALTGNPIEIFPAEREGGYKNNNFFLPISYAELPSKEENLTFYLFRILYLSVQQRLNLNWTSAEKEPPLELSQQKALETAEEILAILFDEFSIDKKFHTQLKQHYAAKATEKIEADFSWIYGKWMQNDKEVKSDSVLENFSDLTKKANENKPLTTLKSNAVEEVITVELDKKQQEDYVLLHNFEKAETAEEFNGTWRDFDGSDELEDHQEALEELNMKYTVRVDDTAHSVYQSDFVENTSISESAEIDAKGFHLTYSEWDFSKRIYKENFCKVYPKSQQKTDSNYYKKTIAKNASTLIGLRKMLTNVNNRMQQQKRQLQGDEFDIDAITDLYVDVHSKRTPSENIYVSNRKKDKDLSILILLDISLSSDGYAAGNRVIDIEKEVSILFGEILNEFNIDFSIDSFYSKTRNFSTYLTVKDFDENWNSAKHKIGAIEPSGYTRIGAALRHAGARLDTRNTKNKWVILISDGKPNDYDKYEGKYGVNDVKQALRELNRRNINSYALAIEAQAKYYLPQMFGQNHYQILTTPVELLQSLVKLYEKIKHQK; from the coding sequence ATGGGATTCGAAATAGATGAATACATAGTTGGGAAGTTCTTTAAACACTTAAAGAAAAGTAAAAAAGTACGTCCCGAAATTCTTGCCAGAACAGTCACCCTGAATGCTATAAAGCCCAGATTGACTATTCTTGCTAGAGCCTTGACTGGAAATCCAATTGAAATTTTTCCCGCGGAACGTGAAGGAGGTTATAAAAACAATAACTTTTTCCTTCCAATTTCTTATGCAGAATTACCATCGAAAGAAGAAAACCTCACTTTTTACCTCTTCAGAATTTTATACTTAAGTGTTCAACAGCGATTGAATTTGAACTGGACTTCAGCGGAAAAAGAACCACCTCTTGAATTATCACAACAAAAAGCACTTGAAACTGCAGAAGAAATTCTAGCTATTTTATTTGACGAATTTTCTATTGATAAAAAATTTCACACGCAATTAAAACAGCATTATGCAGCAAAAGCAACTGAAAAGATAGAAGCTGATTTCTCTTGGATATATGGTAAATGGATGCAGAATGATAAAGAGGTGAAATCAGACTCAGTTCTAGAAAATTTCTCTGACCTGACTAAAAAAGCGAACGAAAACAAACCACTGACCACATTAAAATCAAATGCGGTCGAGGAAGTAATCACTGTTGAATTAGATAAAAAACAACAAGAGGATTATGTGTTGCTTCACAATTTTGAAAAAGCGGAAACTGCTGAAGAATTCAATGGAACATGGCGCGACTTTGATGGTTCAGATGAACTAGAAGACCATCAAGAAGCATTGGAAGAACTTAATATGAAATATACGGTTCGTGTTGATGATACGGCACATTCCGTGTATCAATCCGATTTTGTGGAGAATACTTCGATATCTGAAAGTGCCGAAATAGATGCCAAAGGATTTCATCTTACTTATAGCGAATGGGATTTTAGCAAACGCATTTACAAAGAGAACTTCTGTAAAGTATATCCTAAATCACAACAGAAAACAGATAGCAATTATTACAAAAAAACGATTGCAAAAAACGCATCAACTTTAATAGGTTTGCGTAAAATGTTAACCAATGTCAATAATCGAATGCAACAGCAAAAACGCCAGTTGCAAGGAGATGAATTTGATATTGATGCCATTACAGATTTGTATGTTGATGTTCATTCTAAACGAACACCGTCGGAAAACATATATGTTTCAAACCGAAAAAAAGACAAAGATTTATCCATATTAATTCTGCTAGACATCAGTTTGTCAAGCGATGGTTATGCCGCAGGGAATCGTGTCATTGATATAGAGAAAGAAGTTTCTATTCTCTTTGGAGAAATCCTAAACGAATTTAATATCGATTTTTCTATTGATAGCTTTTACTCTAAAACACGTAATTTCTCGACATATTTAACTGTAAAAGATTTTGACGAAAATTGGAATAGTGCCAAGCATAAAATTGGCGCAATAGAACCTAGCGGTTATACACGAATTGGCGCTGCTTTGCGCCATGCAGGTGCACGTCTTGATACCAGAAACACTAAAAATAAATGGGTTATTCTAATTTCGGACGGAAAGCCTAATGATTACGACAAATACGAAGGTAAATATGGTGTTAACGACGTAAAACAAGCGCTTCGCGAATTGAATAGAAGAAACATTAACTCTTACGCATTAGCAATTGAAGCCCAAGCTAAGTATTACTTACCACAAATGTTTGGTCAAAATCACTATCAAATACTGACAACTCCAGTGGAATTATTACAATCGCTGGTTAAGTTGTACGAAAAAATTAAACATCAAAAATAA
- a CDS encoding CbbQ/NirQ/NorQ/GpvN family protein, producing the protein MLEKTPYYHAVGKEIDVFNHAFQNKIPFLLKGPTGTGKSRFVEFMAHQLDKKIITISCHEETSSTDLIGRFIIKGAETVWLDGPLTTAVKEGAIIYLDEVAEARPDVIVAIHSLTDHRRELFIDKLGETVKAHEDFMLVASFNPGYQRGFKELKPSTRQRFIAVSFEYPEPKIEIEILVNETKIDADTAKKLVAIGNKIRNLTELGLTETVSTRLLIDAAKIIHSGLPKRLSVHAAVVEPLSDDLQTVQALKDLCDLMI; encoded by the coding sequence ATGTTAGAAAAAACACCTTATTATCACGCCGTTGGTAAAGAAATAGATGTCTTTAACCACGCTTTTCAGAACAAAATTCCATTTTTACTAAAAGGACCTACAGGAACAGGGAAGTCTCGTTTCGTAGAATTTATGGCACATCAATTAGATAAGAAAATTATCACCATTAGCTGCCATGAAGAAACTTCTTCAACAGATTTAATTGGACGATTTATTATCAAAGGAGCAGAAACTGTTTGGCTTGATGGTCCCTTAACCACTGCCGTAAAAGAAGGAGCAATCATATATCTAGATGAAGTTGCTGAAGCACGTCCAGATGTAATCGTAGCCATTCACTCTCTTACGGATCACAGGCGAGAATTATTTATAGACAAACTAGGCGAAACCGTAAAAGCGCATGAAGATTTTATGTTAGTCGCGTCTTTTAATCCAGGATACCAACGTGGTTTTAAAGAGCTAAAACCTTCTACACGCCAACGTTTCATTGCGGTATCATTTGAATATCCGGAGCCAAAAATTGAAATAGAAATCTTAGTTAACGAAACAAAAATCGATGCTGATACAGCTAAGAAACTGGTAGCCATTGGTAATAAAATAAGAAATTTAACTGAATTAGGTTTGACTGAAACCGTTTCAACAAGACTTTTAATCGATGCTGCAAAAATTATTCATAGTGGACTTCCAAAAAGATTGTCTGTTCACGCAGCCGTAGTTGAACCATTATCAGATGATTTACAAACCGTGCAAGCATTGAAAGATTTGTGTGATTTGATGATATAA
- a CDS encoding cbb3-type cytochrome c oxidase subunit I, producing the protein MKYKSQKVAYWFFALCMLLFSLQIVYGFIMGFDRIGIQGLHQIIPFNTARAVHTNLLVVWLLTGFMGAAYYIIPEEAQTELISVKWAYVQLISLAIVGVVAIVGFHFNHWEGRKFLEIPRELDYLVVVNVLLFLGLILGTLYKGKRQTTTALILTMGLFFAALLYIPGMIWFDSQVMDSFFRWWVVHLWVEGVWELIMGGILSFLLIKLTGVDREVIEKWLYVIVGLTFLSGVLGTGHHYYYIGVNKIWLVVGGIFSALEPLAFLAMALFAVNMYRKGEKSHPNKIALFWTIGSAIVSFVGAGLLGFAHTLPQTNLYTHGTLVTAMHGHYAFWGAYAMIVLAIISYALPNLTGRKRYESTQGMAAFWLSNIGMLGMTVAFGVAGVAQVYMERKMKMDFMDVQNEISIHFVVLLICATMFATGIGLFIYDFVKYGLPSDEALLADNESNE; encoded by the coding sequence ATGAAATATAAATCACAAAAAGTAGCCTATTGGTTTTTTGCCTTGTGCATGCTTTTGTTCTCGCTGCAAATCGTCTACGGCTTCATTATGGGCTTTGACCGTATAGGAATCCAAGGCCTACATCAAATCATTCCTTTTAACACAGCAAGAGCTGTACACACCAATCTCCTAGTTGTTTGGCTATTAACTGGCTTTATGGGAGCCGCTTACTACATTATCCCCGAAGAAGCACAAACTGAATTAATAAGCGTAAAATGGGCATATGTCCAATTGATTTCCTTAGCTATTGTGGGTGTTGTTGCCATAGTAGGTTTTCACTTTAATCATTGGGAAGGTAGAAAATTCCTTGAAATCCCAAGGGAATTAGATTATCTAGTTGTTGTCAATGTATTGCTTTTCTTAGGTTTAATTCTAGGAACTTTATATAAAGGAAAACGACAAACAACAACTGCATTAATTCTTACCATGGGATTGTTCTTTGCTGCACTGCTTTATATACCTGGAATGATCTGGTTTGACAGCCAAGTAATGGATTCATTCTTCCGTTGGTGGGTTGTTCACCTATGGGTTGAAGGTGTTTGGGAATTAATTATGGGAGGTATCCTTTCATTCTTATTAATCAAATTAACAGGTGTGGATAGAGAGGTAATCGAAAAATGGTTGTACGTAATCGTTGGTCTTACTTTCCTTTCAGGAGTTTTAGGTACTGGGCATCACTACTATTATATTGGTGTAAATAAAATTTGGTTAGTTGTTGGTGGAATTTTCTCAGCACTAGAACCTTTAGCTTTCTTAGCCATGGCATTATTTGCTGTGAACATGTATAGAAAAGGTGAAAAAAGTCATCCAAACAAAATTGCATTGTTCTGGACTATTGGTTCTGCTATTGTATCATTCGTAGGTGCTGGATTACTAGGTTTCGCACATACTTTACCACAAACAAACTTGTACACACACGGTACTTTAGTTACAGCAATGCACGGTCACTACGCTTTCTGGGGCGCTTATGCAATGATTGTTTTAGCAATTATAAGCTATGCGCTACCTAACTTGACAGGACGTAAACGTTATGAAAGCACACAAGGAATGGCTGCTTTCTGGCTGTCTAATATAGGAATGCTAGGAATGACTGTAGCCTTTGGTGTTGCAGGAGTAGCACAAGTTTATATGGAACGTAAGATGAAAATGGATTTCATGGATGTACAAAACGAAATCAGTATTCACTTTGTAGTGCTGCTTATTTGTGCGACAATGTTCGCTACAGGAATTGGTCTATTTATCTATGATTTCGTTAAATACGGATTGCCTTCAGATGAAGCGCTACTAGCTGATAATGAAAGTAACGAATAG
- a CDS encoding c-type cytochrome: MLSKSQARAFFLGGTLVTFLIFIGLTIYSFMPRNDQTNYGKITKEVVRGKEIWEENNCMGCHSIMGEGGYYAPELTKVLERRGEGYVKAVLMSPVPWAPKGRKMVAYKMSEADANAMVAYFEWISKIDLNGFDRIVSPLAKDQE; encoded by the coding sequence ATGCTTTCAAAATCACAAGCAAGAGCATTTTTTTTGGGAGGAACGCTGGTCACCTTTTTAATCTTTATAGGATTGACCATTTATTCGTTCATGCCCCGAAACGATCAAACAAACTACGGCAAGATTACTAAAGAAGTAGTACGAGGAAAAGAAATTTGGGAAGAAAACAATTGTATGGGTTGCCATAGTATTATGGGTGAAGGTGGCTATTATGCACCAGAACTTACTAAAGTACTAGAACGCCGAGGCGAAGGGTATGTAAAAGCTGTTTTGATGTCTCCAGTACCATGGGCTCCAAAAGGAAGAAAAATGGTTGCTTACAAAATGAGCGAAGCTGATGCAAATGCAATGGTTGCTTATTTCGAGTGGATTAGTAAAATTGACTTAAATGGCTTTGACAGAATAGTTTCCCCATTAGCAAAAGATCAAGAATAA
- the ric gene encoding iron-sulfur cluster repair di-iron protein: protein METLEKTTIGEYVAKDFRTAAVFSKYGIDFCCKGNRTIEEACDKKNIDTTVLQEELETVLTTKDDSGIDFKSWPLDLLADYIEKTHHRYVEEKTQILLPFLDKLCKVHGASHPELFEINELFVGCAGELAQHMKKEELMLFPFIKKMAKASLTDELIAAPHFGTVKNPIAMMMAEHEAEGDRFVKIAELTNNYTPPADGCSTYRVTFAMLSDFEQDLHKHIHLENNILFPAAALLEQKFAGQE, encoded by the coding sequence ATGGAAACTTTAGAAAAAACAACAATCGGAGAATATGTAGCAAAAGATTTTAGAACGGCAGCCGTTTTCTCAAAATACGGTATTGACTTTTGTTGCAAAGGAAACAGGACTATCGAAGAAGCTTGTGATAAAAAAAACATTGATACTACTGTTTTACAAGAAGAATTAGAAACTGTTTTAACTACTAAGGATGATAGCGGAATTGATTTTAAATCATGGCCATTGGATTTGTTAGCCGATTATATCGAGAAAACACACCACCGTTATGTAGAGGAGAAAACACAAATTTTACTTCCGTTTTTAGACAAACTTTGCAAAGTACACGGAGCAAGTCATCCTGAATTATTCGAAATAAATGAACTTTTTGTAGGCTGCGCAGGTGAATTAGCACAGCACATGAAAAAAGAGGAGTTGATGTTATTCCCTTTTATCAAAAAAATGGCAAAGGCAAGTCTTACCGATGAACTTATTGCAGCACCACATTTTGGAACTGTCAAAAATCCAATTGCGATGATGATGGCTGAACACGAAGCTGAAGGAGATCGTTTTGTGAAAATAGCTGAACTAACGAATAACTATACGCCTCCAGCAGATGGTTGTAGTACATATCGTGTAACATTTGCAATGCTATCTGATTTTGAACAGGATTTGCACAAACACATTCACTTAGAAAACAATATTCTATTCCCCGCTGCAGCACTTTTAGAACAAAAATTCGCTGGACAAGAATAA